The following are encoded in a window of uncultured Sphaerochaeta sp. genomic DNA:
- a CDS encoding MBL fold metallo-hydrolase → MIPFEVIFLGTGTSHGVPVIGCKCPVCTSSDPRDKRFRSSILIRSGEHSLLVDTTPEFRLQALRADISHLDAVLYTHDHADHFNGIDDLRVFCKDQVLPVYCQDEVKHAITDRFPYVLTGSTIAGGVPHLQLNTMKAYEAIEIGPFTVIPIPILHGKRDIFAFRIGDFAYATDCSEVPPESLPYFKGLDTLVVGALRYWPHPTHYSVFEAKAFVEFVGAKRAYFTHLSHNVSHQKLEDELPSHIHVAYDTLSLTIGGYHG, encoded by the coding sequence ATGATTCCATTTGAAGTTATCTTTCTCGGCACAGGAACAAGCCATGGTGTTCCTGTTATTGGTTGTAAATGCCCTGTCTGTACTTCCAGCGATCCTCGGGATAAACGTTTTCGCTCCAGTATCCTCATCAGGAGTGGGGAGCACTCCCTTTTGGTCGATACCACTCCGGAGTTTCGTCTACAAGCCCTCAGAGCGGATATTTCTCATCTTGATGCAGTGCTGTATACCCATGACCATGCAGATCATTTCAATGGAATTGATGACCTGAGGGTGTTCTGTAAGGATCAGGTACTACCTGTATACTGTCAGGATGAAGTAAAGCATGCAATAACTGATCGCTTTCCCTATGTGCTTACCGGGAGTACGATCGCAGGAGGGGTCCCCCATCTCCAGCTCAATACCATGAAGGCATATGAAGCGATTGAGATTGGACCCTTCACCGTAATACCCATTCCCATCCTACACGGCAAAAGGGATATTTTTGCGTTCAGGATTGGGGATTTTGCCTATGCAACCGACTGTAGCGAAGTACCGCCTGAGAGTCTTCCCTACTTTAAGGGGCTCGATACTCTTGTTGTGGGTGCCTTGCGCTATTGGCCGCATCCAACCCACTACAGTGTATTCGAAGCAAAGGCCTTTGTAGAATTTGTTGGCGCGAAGCGTGCCTATTTCACCCATCTCAGCCATAATGTGAGCCACCAAAAGCTGGAAGATGAACTTCCATCTCATATCCATGTGGCTTATGATACGCTCTCGTTAACCATAGGGGGATACCATGGATGA